In the genome of Paramisgurnus dabryanus chromosome 18, PD_genome_1.1, whole genome shotgun sequence, one region contains:
- the rasgrp2 gene encoding RAS guanyl-releasing protein 2, which translates to MDGVSSVDELVEACIKAFDNEGVLKERLLVRMFLTMHPWYLSSTDLAKKLLQKSQEQDCSANRQSQICHLVKYWISEFPAEFDLNPELAEQIRGLKERLEQNGDVRRSLLIDVDSIPSYEWRRQLTETVQKKRKTSLLFDHLDASTLAEHLTYMEYKSFCKIIFQDYHSFVMHGCTVDNPILERFITLFNSVSQWIQIMVLSKPTAQQRATVISDFIKVAQKLLQLQNFNTLMAVVGGLSNSSIARLKDTQALICSEMRKVFDGLVELVTSSGNYSRYRQRFSECSGFRFPILGVHLKDLIAVHVALPDWADPEKSRVNLTKTHQLYAILEELAVVQSTPPNIEANSDLLNLLIVSLDQYHSEEEIYQLSLQREPRSAKCSTSSSTSQSPLIEQWASSVKPKADPAIINKHIEKMVESVFQNYDTNGDGYISQEEFETIRRNFPYLGKFDEVDQNRDCKISREEMIEYFTKATSLQNCKMGFVHTFTEASSVKPSFCRHCSRVIWGFNKQRYKCKVCGVSCHKDCQSRLAIECRKRTQSVSCDSSASFRATRSLSFPPPNSAQEEEECPVIKDGSHEKEDEVFDVHL; encoded by the exons ATGGATGGCGTTTCCAGTGTGGATGAGCTGGTGGAAGCCTGCATCAAAGCCTTTG ACAATGAAGGCGTTCTGAAGGAGAGGTTACTTGTACGCATGTTTCTCACCATGCATCCCTGGTATCTGTCCTCTACTGACCTAGCCAAGAAACTTCTGCAAAA ATCTCAAGAACAGGACTGCTCTGCAAATCGCCAGTCTCAAATATGTCACCTTGTCAA GTACTGGATATCCGAGTTCCCAGCTGAATTTGACCTGAACCCCGAGTTGGCTGAGCAGATCCGCGGTCTGAAAGAGCGACTGGAGCAGAATGGAGATGTGAGGCGTAGTCTGCTCATCGATGTAGACAGCAT CCCATCGTACGAATGGAGACGACAGCTGACCGAAACTGTGCAGAAGAAACGCAAGACCTCTCTTCTGTTTGACCACCTGGATGCATCCACCCTCGCCGAACATCTCACATACATGGAGTACAAATCCTTTTGCAAAATTATT TTCCAGGACTACCACAGTTTCGTGATGCACGGCTGCACAGTGGACAATCCCATTCTGGAGCGTTTCATAACTCTCTTTAACAGCGTTTCCCAGTGGATCCAGATCATGGTTCTCAGTAAGCCCACAGCTCAACAGAGAGCTACAGTCATCAGTGATTTCATCAAAGTGGCTCAG AAGCTACTGCAGTTGCAGAACTTCAACACCCTGATGGCAGTAGTAGGTGGACTTAGCAACAGCTCCATCGCTCGACTAAAGGATACACAGGCGCTCATCTGCAGCGAGATGCGAAAG GTTTTTGATGGATTGGTGGAGCTGGTCACCTCATCCGGAAACTACAGTCGTTACCGTCAGCGTTTCTCGGAATGCTCGGGATTTCGTTTTCCCATTCTTGGTGTGCATCTAAAGGACCTGATTGCCGTCCATGTGGCACTGCCTGATTGGGCCGACCCGGAGAAAAGCAGGGTCAACCTCACCAAGACTCATCAATTGTATGCCATCTTGGAGGAGCTGGCGGTCGTTCAGAGCACCCCGCCAAACATAGAAGCCAATTCAGACTTGCTGAATCTGCTGATA GTGTCTTTGGACCAGTACCATTCAGAAGAGGAGATTTATCAGCTCTCTCTCCAGAGGGAGCCACGAAGCGCAAAATGTTCA ACTTCCAGCTCAACGTCTCAGTCTCCACTTATAGAACAGTGGGCATCTTCTGTCAAGCCTAAAGCCGATCCGGCCATTATCAacaaacacattgaaaaaatGGTAGAG TCAGTGTTCCAAAATTATGACACCAATGGCGATGGCTACATTTCCCAAGAAGAGTTTGAGACCATCAGGCGCAATTTCCCGTACCTCGGCAAGTTCGATGAAGTGGACCAAAACCG GGATTGTAAAATTAGTCGAGAGGAGATGATTGAGTACTTCACCAAGGCAACTTCTTTACAGAACTGCAAAATGGGCTTTGTTCACACATTTACAGAGGCGAGCAGTGTCAAGCCTTCATTTTGTCGCCACTGTTCTCGCGTG aTATGGGGATTTAACAAACAACGATACAAATGCAAAG tgtGCGGGGTGAGCTGTCATAAAGACTGTCAGAGTCGCTTGGCCATTGAGTGCCGCAAGCGGACACAGAGCGTCAGCTGTGACAGTAGTGCTTCCTTTAGAGCCACACGCTCCCTCAGCTTCCCGCCTCCTAACAGCGCCCAGGAAGAAGAAGAGTGCCCGG TCATCAAGGATGGCTCTCATGAGAAAGAGGATGAGGTTTTTGATGTCCACCTTTGA
- the LOC135776426 gene encoding uncharacterized protein — translation MADLPSARLQLYKPAFHSCGVDCFGPLSVKIGRRTEKRWGILFKCLTTRAVHLDLLPSMSTDSFLMALRRFVARRGTPAQLLSDRGTNFRGGERELREAYAALVPDIQHHLAKQKIHFRFNPPSAPHFGGVWEREVRSVKSALYTVVGSQPVPEEVLMTVLLEVEAILNSKPLGYVSSDVADADPVTPNSLLMGRPDGSLPQVIYPESEMLSRRYWRHSQVLADRFWSKFVRDYLPGLQTRQKWQASPPDLNEKTIVMIVDPQLPRSLWPVGQVIKTHLSPDGHIRSADVKIKDQVYTRPVARLVILPALPKDGLDASK, via the coding sequence ATGGCGGATCTACCCTCTGCGCGCCTTCAGCTCTATAAACCTGCCTTCCATTCTTGTGGAGTTGACTGCTTTGGCCCTCTGTCTGTGAAAATTGGAAGGCGTACAGAGAAGCGTTGGGGCATTCTGTTCAAATGCTTGACTACCAGAGCTGTGCATTTGGACTTACTCCCTAGCATGAGTACAGACTCATTTCTCATGGCTCTAAGAAGGTTTGTCGCAAGGAGAGGAACACCAGCACAATTATTGTCGGATCGAGGTACAAACTTCCGTGGAGGTGAAAGGGAGTTACGGGAAGCTTATGCTGCACTGGTTCCTGACATACAGCATCACCTTGCCAAACAAAAGATACACTTCCGCTTTAATCCCCCTTCGGCCCCTCACTTTGGTGGGGTTTGGGAAAGAGAAGTCAGATCTGTCAAATCAGCCTTGTACACAGTTGTGGGTTCACAGCCCGTTCCTGAGGAGGTCTTAATGACAGTCTTGCTGGAAGTAGAGGCCATCCTAAACTCAAAACCTTTAGGATATGTGTCGTCAGACGTGGCAGATGCTGACCCTGTGACCCCAAATAGTCTCTTAATGGGGCGGCCCGATGGATCTCTACCTCAAGTCATTTACCCAGAATCGGAAATGTTGAGTCGTCGGTACTGGAGACACTCCCAGGTCCTGGCAGACCGATTCTGGTCTAAGTTCGTGAGGGATTATCTTCCAGGTCTCCAAACCCGGCAGAAATGGCAAGCCTCTCCTCCTGATTTGAACGAGAAAACCATTGTTATGATTGTGGACCCACAACTACCTCGAAGCTTATGGCCTGTGGGCCAAGTCATCAAAACCCACCTAAGCCCAGATGGTCATATCAGGTCAGCAGATGTGAAGATAAAGGACCAAGTTTATACCAGACCAGTAGCCCGCCTGGTCATCCTGCCAGCTTTACCAAAGGATGGACTTGACGCCTCCAAGTAA